The genomic stretch GAACTTGGCGTACAAAACTTTCTTCAACTCGGCCATTTGAGCAACTACTGAATCCTTCTCTTCTAGGAGTTTCTCCAAATTTTTGCAAGTTgaatctttcatttcctcaagcCGAGTTTCGACTTCGCTAATTGGAACATGAGCAAATACCTCACCTATTTGGAAGCGTACCGTCTCCTCATCAGTTAAGATTAGCTCATTGCTTGCATCCTCTAGATTTTCGCACTTTTCCTGACGATAGTAAAGATAAATAAATTAGCAATAGTCAACTAATTTGAATGTGCTTCCATTTTCAGAACCCATCACATGAATATTTCTTCACATAACAGATGATACAAACATGCTGCTAAGATTCAAAGCAGTTTCCTTCCTAAGTTCTATGTGACAAAAACTTGGTTAGAAGTATCCGACACGACACACCTTTATGTCCAAATGTCAAACTGAGccattttaatattttatgaaaGATTCTCAGTTGTTACGCGTAAAATGAATTGTTGAGCTAGCATACTAAGGTCCAAATGTGGAGTGGTTGAATACAAAAAATGGAGGGGAAAAGAGGGAACGGAAAGGGGAAGTGGAGGGGGAAAGAGGAAACGGAAAGAGAGGAAAAGGAAGGGGAGGAGGAATCAATGGAGagagttttccctccaaatctttccttTGTTGGAGAGAAAACATTTTGCCTTataggagggaaatggagggatctaTTTTGCCTCCTTCCAAATTCCCCCACACccattttgctatccaaacagcGGAAATTACCTCCCTCCTTTTCGCTCCAAATTCCGCTATCCAAAAAATGCCTCAAAGGCCCTAAAATGCACGTCGTAGATCGAAATTGACCTAAATGCTGTAAGCACTACATGCCTACATGAGAGTAAAAGTGAAAAATCAGAATCATCCTGTCATGAAGTCATGACACCAGGCCAACCAGGGAAAGTTCCAGTTCCACCAATCAAAGAAAAGGAGGCAGCTTCAAACACGTCCATATTCCATAATTGGTGCTTAAACCTTAATGTAATATCTTCAGCTGGTCATACAGGCCCTAGCCTTGGATCATTATGGCTGACACTTAATAAGAGTTGCAACTTAcaaactaattttttttttatgtttgccaCATTTGGCAAGGTTAACGACCATGTTTTTTACACACCTGCGTAAAAACAAATCCCAACAGGGCCAAGTCTTGCAGTGTATAAGCTACGGGGCTATTTGGATAGAGGGCAACAGGGAACTGAATCTCCTCTTACTCTTGTGTTAGTTTTCTgcatcttttcatatcttttacCCATTTTCCAGTTTTGAAAGATCCCTTATTCCTCCAAATTGATTCCCCACCTCCCCCTAGGTTTCCCATACCCTTGCCCCACTACCAACCCTCACCTCTAACACCCACCACCATCTTACACCTCTCAACCACCATATCGCCGGAGACCAACCTCCACATTGCCGCCGGTCAGCTGCCCTCACCCTATCCCCACCCCGTGGCCGGCAAGCCGAGGATCTCCACCCTCTGTTGAAACCTCCCTCTTTCCCCAAAACCACCTCCCCACCCTAGAAAACCCTCCTCTATCTCGCCCACACCGCAAAACAGTGGATATGTTGCGCAGGGGGAAGAGGGGGGTTTCGGGGTAGAAGAGGATTTCTAGGATGGGGACGGTGGTTTCGGTGGAGGACGAAGGTTTAGACAGGGGAGGGGGTGGAAGTGTGGCTAGGAGGCTCGCATGCAGCAAAGTGAGGGTAGGGTCACCGGCAAGGAGGTGATTCAGGGGTGTAAGGCGGTGGTTGTGTTGGCGGTGAATGTTGGGAAGTGCGCTTTTCAAGGTGGGGATGGTGGTTGGCTTGGTTGCCATTCCTTTTCAAAAAAGTACGGGAATTGGAGGTTATCTCTTTCCTTTCTGATTTATCAGTTTCTTGATTTCATTCCCTTGCCCTTCTGCGAACCAAACTCCCCCAAAATGTATATGTACTGTTGCAAGAGAGTAAATAACAGACAATGAGACGTGTTGCTTCCACATATACATGGTCCACCTGGCAAATCGGTAGCATGATTTAAACATAATCAAATACGAGCATATAACCAGTGTTATTAGGGTTTTCTTCAGCCACAATTGTGAGTAAATATCTTCCCCATAATTTCTTTCTCACAAGTTCAACATATTTTCATATGTCGATTACCTTAGCTAGCGAACTCATTGATGGGTTATACTCAGGATTTGGTTTGGAAACCCGTAAGCATCAAAATACCCCTAGTGACTCCCTAAAACCCCCCAAAAGAAGAAAACTAGATCAACAAATTTCCTTTTTTTGCAGAAGTTGCAAAACTCGAACCTTACTTTATACTATTGGACAACTTTGTGAAACTACTGTCTATCAGACCACTATGTAGGTTAATTAAGTCGGGAACAAGTCATTCTTGACATTGATTTGAGTCATTTGCTGGTTAGGCCATTCGGCACTGGACCAATGAGACTATTCTTTTCCAATTTAGTCCATCAACTGCACCCATTATATTGTGCATACTACTTACAGCAGTTTAAATCTTTCGAACATAATTAAAAATGTCAATTAAAACAAAACCTACATGCAAAGACCGCTCCTCACTCAATTTGAAGCTGAAGTTAGTGGACTTAACAGGAACAGAATGAGATGGTAGATAGGAACACATCATTCCCACCAACAAAAGTAAAAAGGATATAaagcgagaaaaaaaaaaaagaagaaaaaacattTTGGTTATACTGATCAATGGTCAACCAAATGAACATAGAGATCGAATCTAGGAAACAGGATTTTAAGTATCTTACTAGATCTGGTCAAAGCGAGACACCCCATATGTATCTAGAAAAAAGGCTGACTGCCTGTTGAACCCACTCTGACCTCGAAGAGAAAGCTTTTAGTGCATGGAGGCAGCAAGTGAAGAAAGGCCAGTGGTTTTTAATTTCTACTTCAATGAGGAACATAATTTCAAAAAGTGATGATCAAACTAGTCATAGAACATAATTTCTACCGACTAACAATCTTAGGGGAGCTGGGCACAGGTAACAAATACAATTCTTGAAACACAGCTGTAATTCGAGAAATATCTTAAAAGGCAGTTACCAATATTCTAACTAAGACAGGGTGATACACACCAAAACATAAGTGGGAGTAGTCTAGTAATtatacttttcatttcattttcccttccttgacttgatatataagcaaaTAGCCATTGAATGTACGAAACCCAGCTTTTGATTATTGAATACTCTGAATGAGATTTGTTCTGATAGAATGTAGGTATgctccatatttccaatggagccaaagactcattactcaTGACTTACTAAAGTGGCTgcgcttctttctcttgtgaagtagcagtcctttgatgcagttctcgacgcaattttcatcttgggtcattcggaaacagcctctttttGTTTCTAACataagggtaaggctgcgtacatccgacccccctaccccgcaatttgcgggagccattgagacactagggtattgttgttgttgttctgaaTTTCTGATAGAATGTAGGTGATTATTCACTATAATCTTTTACAATTGAACAGCTGCATTTATTTGCTTTTTACTATTACAATTTCATTTACATCGGCATCAAAGGGGTCTAACAATCTTGGCACTTGGCAGCAAAGTTTGGGGACATATTCCAACAAATGTATCAACAAACTAACGGTTCTCAAAGATGAACAACCTTAAAACCATGTCGGTTATAAGCGACAAGACAAGGCAACTACGAAACATAGCATGATGCATATAACATCATGTCGGTATAAGTGGTAGTTAACTTTATAAAGTGAGTAGATTCTATTACCCAATTCAATTCACAAACAAAAAATCAGAAATTAACACAATTAAACGTGTGAAACAGTAAAAAAGCAATTTGGAAAGATAAAAAACCTTAGTGAGTTTAATCTCATCTTCAAGCTCTTGAAATCGATTATTTAGTTTACTAAACTTATTGATATTTTGCTGATCTTCCCAAGTAACTTGGGTCTCTGATCCTGAAccctaaattaaaattacaacattaaTTAGACGATAAAAACCCTAAATATAATTGGCAGATGAATGTATAAAGTTTACAGTAGAAGAGATAGTGGGTGAGGGGTATACCTGTTGCATATTTGATGAGCGATAATGGCGAGATGTTTCTTCGTAGGAACACCAAACTTGATACTAGGCTACTAGCTATACCCAAGCTATGCGAAATGCAATAATGGGCACGGGTGGCAATGTAGAGTGATAATAAAAGTAAATTTTAAATATATAGTGTTTGGGTGAAGGTGTAAGACTAATTAATTAGTACTCGTAGAGTTTAGATGAAACTTTATAaagttattttatttaagcaTGTATTTGTAAAGTCATAGAACtatgttattttttttctttttatcttgttaaaTTATGCGAGCTTTAAGGGAGACTTACTGTTATAAATTATTATATTGCCTTTGAGATGTTAATTATATTCATCCGATTAATTATATCACAAATTTATTTATGGGAGACTTAGTTTTattaaagttataaaatttaaaatttgaataaATAGTCCTATTTGACTCTctttgttgaaaaagtgttgtttttttatgcatatgatttacTCCATCATATACATATTTTTTCACTTTATCCCTCTAATTTCACCATCCCGTTTTTCAATTCGTACTCATATAATTCTCTCTTTCAACTTCATCAAACCACCACTGTACATCCCGCCGCCATCACCTAACCATCCACCCACCTCGACCGCGCCACCTTTAACTTTACCCTCACCAACCCTAAACCCCCACCCCATCTCCACACGCCTTCTTTCTCCCACCGTGCGCCATACCCTCCCCTCTTCCAACCGCCACTTAGACCGTACTCTTCATCTCCTCACCCTTGCTCACCTCTATGTCGGTAAGCTTCCCCTATCCCGCTTGTCAACCCAACCCAACGCCTAAAATTCACTTGTCATCAAGAGTTACAATAATGCTAAATACAACACATTGAGTTGTATTTAAACATTTAATATCTTCTATATTTGGTATTATTTAAGAATTCAAAACtaaattacacataaatcaatgtaattaatgcatatacTAGTATGGATCCAGCGCATGCATGCGCggtttttatagtttttttattttttagtaaTGTATTATTTATACATTTAAAATTGAcatattattaatttttcatattttaatatgagaataaaatattaaaatgaaaaacaaatcaaaataaTTGACTATAGTCATAAAATGTGTATTTCAATGAACTTTTTTATTAcaaaactaatgatttcaataTATAAATATTCTCTAATAATTATAAACATTTTTTTGTCACGAATTTAATAATACCAGTTCATAATTTTCTTAATACGAATTAAGTacgtggtaatttttttttttttgcgaaacTAATATTATCAATTTATCGttttttcatatatgaatatttaGATTTAtactaattttattttattttaattaaaagactATATAATTTAGTTAAAATAAGATTATAATGATTAAggttatatattaattaaaagatAATAGTTTAATAAAAATAGAGTAATATTTTCTTATTTAGCTAGAttccttttggagggaaaactattgAGAAGTTTTGTTCTCTTAGTAGTTAGGGGGATTAAGAACTTTTTTCTTCATTTAGTTCCTTAAATACAGCATATTaagttgtatttatcatttctcAAATAATATATATGTTCATGACTTAAATCAAAAGTGAAAAAAATTAGAATATTTTTCTTTTTAGTAATCcaaatttattatgtaaattgaAAATATTATGTAAAATAGGTCATAATATACATAAAATATAATTTTTAAGTTATAATAACTCAAATTTGGTGAATTGAAAGAGTAATTGGTATAACCGTATGAGTATATTATCGTACAAAAATACCTTGTCATTGCGAATTCCCGACTTTCCTCAATTGCAAAACCAAACAAATTTATCATGTTGCTCACTATTTCACTTTCTCCACCACCGTCCTTACTAATCTCCCATCTTCACTTTCAATTTtgttaacaaaaaaaaacaattaaaaatcgCAACTCACAATTAGTTAGATGATACTTTACTAATACATTCTTCACACTTATCTAGTTGTTGacaactagtgtagatccccgtGCTACAACATGgtattttttagtttttttttataaagagacattctcattaaattaattgtatctttaatgttataatatactaatataatcttagtaagtGAAAATTTATTACCATCAAAAGacactttaagttaagttatttttgccttaaaccatttttactttactatAAAATTAACTCAATAATGCTATAtcattgcatgaaactaatttatgacattaaattacaattaagtgatgtaaaaatgtaaaatctaattaaaacgcgtataaaccttataacaaaaacaggtaaaaacgcacttaaaaagacgatttacgaataattagactataattttttttttaattaaaaaaatacataaaaatattACGTCCTTTAGAATATACACCATATTTAAAGTGTAATTGATGAAGGATAATATAAGAAACAGATTTACTTAATTTTAGGGTGTTAGTGAtgacaataattatgttaaagacTGCATAAGAAGAAGTTTGCAATTTTAGAGTGTGCCTGATGAAGAATAATATCTATGAAAATGGAGatgattgcataataaattatggattttaatgaaaaagtcataaatatgaattttaattagaaTATTAGAGTTTAgttataagaatatattaattgaaaagataataatgtaatgattttttttacttattaccttatttagctagatgccttttggagggaaaactaagagaatttttattctcttaacaGTAGGGGGATGGTAGTTTGCTAAACTTGCCCAAATTGACTTCAATAGATGGAGTTAGCTGAAAGCGGGAGGTTTCATGCTTTGTGCATCAAATTGTTTAATTTTTCGTTCAATTTCAGTCTTcagctaggtagcacggacacttctcttaatcagccgtcccgtgtccgacaccgacACTCATCGGACACACGtcgaaacgtgtcggacacctacAAAGCCGTGTCTAAATTTCTACATTTATtcgggcacgtgtccgacgcgtgtccatggtatttcggCCGTGTCCAACGCGTGTCCAtgacatttggacatcatttgggTGAATGATGCTCTTTAAACGTGAAATGAGTTGTCGAAAGAGATAGATTAGAAGATTCGTTTGGATGGTAAATGAAAACGAGTTATAATCAAGGGCAAGTTTTagtttcacttatttaaatttaatatcaaatacttttataaaaaataaaatcgaatatttataattataaaatatatattttattaaatttaaataacgtgtcccgtgtcctaaatttcaagggatgccgtgtcacgtgtccgtgtcgtgtccgtgtcccgtgtccgtgtccgttttggtgctacctaggtcTTCAGTTAAATTTTGATGATGGATTTTTGGTAATGTTGTGTTTTATGCGTTGGAATGTTGATTTTCGATTAAATTTTCAATCTTTCATGGCTTTTTACGGTGATATTCTGCTAATTTCGTGTTTCTGATAATGTTGAGATGATTATCTTATCTCCTGCATGCAATTGATTTTCTATTCAGATTATAATCTTACATTATCAATGGCAAGAAAGGATCATTTAAAGAGTAATCGTATAaggattttattgattaaattaTCCAATAATCAAATTTGGGTATTGATTAAATTGAACAATAAAAAAATTTCAATTGGATTTTACTTACGTTTTGAATACACTGTTACTCGTgtttaaataaactaaaaatgaCAATGGAATCGGATAAAAAAATAATTAGAACTTTAAGCTATACTCAATTAATTAAAGTAACATAATCTTACTATTTGTCCAACCTGCTGCTGCTACAATTTGAAAAGTTTTCAGTGTATTGGGAATTGGTCCAACACCGCCAATGCTTTTAGAGTTTCACAAGTTTAAAAAAATGATCAATTTATAATGACCAGATTATGTTTATGATATCCTTATCATTGATGGCCTCATAACTTAATGTAGTGATAGTGAGTTGTTACTCAATTTGGGTATATGTAATACTAAGAAAACCATTTTGTTATATAAATTATCTAAATGATTTTTCAATGATGCAGGTATTCACTCCTTGACGACCCCATTGAAGATGATTTAACCGAGCCAATGATAATCTATGAATCTGAAATAACTTCTTTATACTAATGTGATAACTCTGATAAGGCTATTGCCATAGAATATTCACATATTTGACATAGTGTTTCGATAATGACATCGTTAAGAAGGTGAGCAGGATACTTTGAGACAATTTATTTTTAAGTTGAAGAACTTAATAATATTGGATGTCAATGGAAGCTTTTTTTTCTTTGACGATGGAAGTctatataaatataaaaaaatTTGCGGAAGACTCGTGGCTTAGAATAGTAGTGAGATCTATACTGGTATGGTAACGAATATTGTTATGCaccccccttatactaaaagaataagacttCTCCAAAactttcccgcctaaatgaatttggctataattgggcttttattatatcatatctgtaattgggcttttattatatcatatctgtagTTAGTTCGTGATACGCACAAAGTAATCATATATAGTTTCAGGAAAAGGAAAAGTATAAAAGTGATTGAAGGATAATTTCTGTATGATTATGAAACGAAATTCACGGTTGACTACTTCAAAATTTAAGAGCTTCCATAATATGTACGCAGGATATTTTAGGTTACATTTGTTATTTTAGGTTGAGATTTTAATATAATATATTTGTATAGAATAATTCCTATATTATTGCCTAAACTGTTGCATAATGTATTTGTTTATGATAATCATTTGCTTAATAAAAGATGTTAATATCTCGTATAATATTTGAATTTAAATAATCTATTTTGTCCTAAAATCTCGACCTAATCAGCCATATACCAAATAAAAGTgctgcactttttttttttacaaaacttgCATTCTAACATAAAAATATATGTATtcaaatcttttattcatttttattttattatgcgagtCGGATTTCCGTAGATGATGTAGCATACTAATAGCGGATGACACGTGTCGACTTAATAAGCTTGCagttgttgctttaatataatatatgatgggTCTGATGTCTGTAAATATTTGAGTGTTCTGATTGTGCGAAACAAAGCAACTCATCACTTACTTTTCTAGTTTAGACCATCTCCAACCATGACCATTACTCTTCCTCATCTCACTCTCTCTTATCCCTTCTTACTCATCCACCTCATTAGtcctcaacttttcaattttacacCTCCAACAATAATTTACACTTATTCCTCATCATTCTTTCATCATTTATCTCTCTTACTTTAACATACCCCACacatttttatattaaaaatctATTTTCGAAATTTGCTCGGTTTTTCAACTCGATAATTTATCGACTTCGGTTTTATTATAGAAGAAAGGTAAAACGTtttatttctttaaaaaaaaaaattttctaaGACAATTTCTAAAACATAAAAGACATAacatttaaaacattattttactATGTTACATTAATacaatatttaaaaaaaatacacCAAATATTACTACCTATGTGTAGAGAAAAAAATATTAAGAATTATGGTGTaattatttttttcaaaaaaataattaCTTATAAATTATTAGCATAAATatgaaattaattaaaaataattgagTTGGTGTACGTATATGTTACACAAACAATAGCAAGTTTGAGAATATGATTTCATTTTGTCAGCAAAAGGACAGTACGTGGATTCCATTATCTCATTTACACGCAGCGTTTTCATCTTCGGAATATCGCTGCACGGTTTCATCCTCAGCTACTTGAGGATACATCCTCACCATTGGACCACTCATTTTTGTATTCCTCAACTTTTCGCTGCATCTAATCCTTATGGTTGGAGATGCTCTTACGTACTAGTTTTTGGGCTGGTGATGTAAGTTTTTCGAAACGGGTCCTGTTTTTTTAGATGAACATTATTGATCGTGTGATCATCTTTGCTAAaaaaaattacacaaattctcatttgtgacggacaatatccgtcacaagcttgtgacgggtcaaatagtACCCACATGAGTAGATAAAGACAAATGATTTGTAGCTCCCTAGGCACTctatttttgtcttatctatccatgtgggtgatatttgacccgtcataagtttgtgacggatatatccgtcacaatgGAGACTTATTAAAatctaaaatatatatatatatatatatatatatatatatatatatatatatatatatatatatatatagtcaagatccggtgagaacgaacgcTCAGaaagaacggtgagaacgaactaacTAACCCTTATTAAACTAAAAACGCAATACAGTTgttttaagaaaataaaaaacACGCTTGTTTGAACTAACCAACTTCCCTTTCACAACTTCACCTTGTTTCACATACTATCATCAAAATCGGAGCTCCGACAAGCTATCACCAGCAGCAcgctctgtaacaccccctcataccaaagtaccttaccaggactaccccagcatgaaaggctgttaccatctcggttgcccaaggttagtatatatcaaaagcaacagtccaaacacatttattaatgtacggtaagtataaaagttacatagtctccaaaagtccaataaacgaattatccaaatggtaACAACTACCAAAAGCAATAACTAAGAGTCGTCGCGGTgacatctaatccagcgtggtgactctcccaagactgccccaagctcaataagtgtatcacctgtcacaatctgctcaccatccccgaatggatcaccgtaggttttacaaaacaacaacggggtcagttactgcataaccAAAGTAAGACAACAAGTGCAtcaagtaaccagctgatcatcctctatccccagtctcccgatctcacacagtaaccgactacacaccgaagtgtgtagccctgccagattacccatcgcaacaggtaatcctcgccgccagtgggtgaccgcagcccatccccatctagtccagctcatcaacgagcgactaacaatccctgtcccttaatgtgcacatcccctcccgtgacgggttccacggagggcgaactagggtgtgaagccactcccgcaagtgactccaccacaatcacacataccacaaacatcacaaacacggtgtcacaacaccacaaccgtcacaacacaaccacatcaccaccgtcatcacaacaccaacactccgatgatcgtgcagacaacaatcatacacaatacaacaaatatctcaaatcaattacacaagaactgagtagggaaaccctaccttttcgcaatccgctatgctgcaatcaatcatacagttgcacaacaattaccacatcgtcacctacaacaattataatccacaatcaacacacatatgatggacaaaccctaaacccccaaatcacaaattagggtaaaaccctaaaagacaacctattagcAGATTACAACGAACTAGAGACTTACCCATTAAATTGAGACAAGGgacggaagtgtagacttgcgaccgatcaattagccttgagaatggttagggtgattagagagaaaAGTGAGCGTCGTTTAGTTTTGgtaaaatgatttagaaaccgtaaaagtataatttataatactctctaatcaccttaaccaaatcGCGGAATTAAAcctgtcagaccggatactcggtcgagtataaagtatactcggccgagtaccctctactcggtcgagtattacccatactcggccgagtattcctgggcagaagccaaacagaatacccaacacactttactcgaccgagtaggccatactcggtcgagtaccagcctataaaatccgtagtattacagtcttccccccttagaaagaacttcgtccccgaagttccaacccaacctataaaacctggacacctaacactaagtccaccaaccacgcttacttcCACCACACGGCTCACGATAACATCTCAACATAGCCTCCTAATACTGACTCCATAATATTActgaataaccacaatataatgttgccaa from Silene latifolia isolate original U9 population chromosome 5, ASM4854445v1, whole genome shotgun sequence encodes the following:
- the LOC141657491 gene encoding prefoldin subunit 4-like gives rise to the protein MQQGSGSETQVTWEDQQNINKFSKLNNRFQELEDEIKLTKEKCENLEDASNELILTDEETVRFQIGEVFAHVPISEVETRLEEMKDSTCKNLEKLLEEKDSVVAQMAELKKVLYAKFGDSINLEIE